Proteins encoded within one genomic window of Glandiceps talaboti chromosome 3, keGlaTala1.1, whole genome shotgun sequence:
- the LOC144432723 gene encoding uncharacterized protein LOC144432723: MSRCQDCGATRGVTSCQGDLFLCKKCNNKRFPPNASNLDDSSLQHITSIRKSLVDINAQVSNIPVLLVDVKMIKDKQNTMSVSLDYFNELVEELRDRLKVIEQENKDLKKSNMELNERVGVLEKASDDQNQYSRRENLEIHGIPECQGQAENTDNIALQVIKMISPDITTDHLEVTHRIGRTTHHDGNVRGKHQPRPIIVKFSGRKIRDQVFNNKKKMKNVTTRDLGYTERNLIFINENLTPKMRNLLKLVNNKRKTESYRYLWTRNGHIHVKKSDTSNVVTIRNESDLVKIV; encoded by the coding sequence ATGTCAAGGTGTCAAGACTGTGGCGCAACCAGAGGTGTGACTTCTTGTCAAGGTGACCTCTTCCTatgcaaaaaatgtaacaacaagCGTTTCCCACCCAACGCATCTAATTTAGATGACAGCTCGCTGCAACACATCACCTCCATCAGAAAAAGTCTTGTTGATATCAACGCACAGGTTAGCAACATACCCGTCCTCCTGGTGGATGTGAAAATGATAAAGGACAAACAGAATACCATGAGTGTGTCGTTAGACTATTTCAATGAACTTGTCGAGGAACTGAGAGACCGTCTCAAAGTTATTGAGCAGGAAAATAAGGACCTAAAGAAAAGTAACATGGAGCTCAACGAAAGAGTTGGAGTATTAGAAAAGGCAAGTGATGACCAAAATCAATACAGCAGACGAGAAAACTTAGAGATACATGGAATTCCAGAATGTCAAGGTCAAGCTGAAAACACAGACAACATCGCACTTCAAGTTATCAAGATGATCTCACCAGATATAACTACAGACCACCTTGAAGTAACTCATCGAATTGGGAGAACGACTCATCACGATGGAAATGTCAGAGGCAAGCATCAACCAAGGCCAATAATCGTGAAGTTCTCAGGAAGGAAAATCAGGGATCAAGTTTTCAacaataaaaagaaaatgaagaacGTAACAACGCGCGATCTAGGTTACACTGAACGAAATCTGATCTTTATCAACGAGAACCTGACACCGAAAATGCGCAACCTGCTGAAGTTAGTGAACAACAAAAGGAAGACCGAAAGCTATAGGTATTTATGGACCCGAAATGGACATATTCATGTCAAAAAATCGGACACATCCAATGTAGTAACTATCAGAAATGAATCGGATCttgtgaaaattgtttaa
- the LOC144432724 gene encoding trimethyllysine dioxygenase, mitochondrial-like produces MAADAMLLDAINGCWCYAMMASISSSSFFRSSLFRYGRFYKVIKPRISQHDVFGLDIDMKPLPLTNTTESKKWLHLASYTSSQSWNCYRLFHTNPASCVDVLLKNKQLELVHDGKSTLLNNLWLRHHCWCEVCYDKTINEKNFDISKIDLNVTAKSLRTDGNVLQIEWSDNHKSLHYMDDLVDQCISDNSPSERGKVLKLWDAESINTNMPEAIDYKQYLTDDMFLNTTLQNLLSHGITFIKNVPPTIEDTQRVAERISFIKETLWGKYWLLTSEFKWSHKGYTNDRLNVHNDTTYLSEPAGTILFHSLGDDVEGGVTLLVDAFNVAEKLRIKHPDYYKILSQFPVRHDRILENRMLHASAEGHVLQLCPTSGELVLVRLGPTSLSTKHYHHNDQLDLFYRALSTFIKDLSSPVNEFQIKLHPGLVCIVDNWRVLHGRTPFTGKRSMLGIYLPRDDVYSRYRTLINRNIY; encoded by the exons ATGGCTGCTGATGCTATGCTGTTGGATGCGATTAATGGCTGCTGGTGCTATGCT ATGATGGCGTCAATATCTTCAAGTTCCTTCTTCCGTTCTTCTTTATTCCGCTATGGAAGGTTTTACAAAGTCATCAAACCGAGAATATCACAGCATGATGTTTTTGGACTCGACATTGACATGAAACCATTACCACTCACCAATACAACTGAATCTAAAAAATGGTTACACCTTGCATCGTATACTTCTTCTCAATCGTGGAATTGTTATCGACTATTTCACACAAACCCAGCTAGCTGTGTTGATGTCCTATTGAAAAATAAACAGCTAGAGCTGGTGCATGACGGGAAGAGTACACTACTCAATAACCTATGGTTACGACATCACTGTTG GTGTGAAGTGTGCTATGATAAGACGATTAATGAGAAGAATTTTGACATATCTAAAATAGATTTGAATGTCACAGCTAAAAGTCTGAGAACCGACGGAAATGTGCTTCAAATAGAAT GGTCTGATAATCATAAATCACTTCACTATATGGATGACCTTGTTGATCAATGTATCTCTGACAACAGTCCATCAGAACGGGGGAAAGTCTTAAAACTATGGGATGCAGAAAGTATAAACACTAACATGCCAGAGGCTATTGATTATAAGCAGTACTTGACAGATGACATGTTTTTGAATACTACCCTTCAAAATCTACTGAGCCATGGTATCACCTTCATTAAAAATGTACCACCAACCATAGAAGATACACAG AGAGTCGCAGAAAGAATATCGTTCATAAAGGAAACCCTATGGGGCAAATACTGGCTGTTAACTTCTGAGTTTAAATGGTCACATAAAGGATACACCAATGATCGTTTGAATGTACacaatgatacaacatatcttagtGAGCCAGCTGG CACCATACTTTTTCATTCACTTGGTGATGACGTTGAGGGCGGAGTGACTCTATTGGTTGATGCTTTCAATGTAGCTGAGAAACTGAGGATAAAACACCCTGACTACTATAAGATACTTAGTCAGTTTCCAGTTCGGCATGATAGAATATTAGAAAATCGAATGTTACATGCGTCAGCAGAGGGTCACGTGCTACAACTTTGCCCTACATCAGGTGAACTGGTGTTGGTTAG aCTTGGGCCGACTTCGCTGAGTACGAAGCACTACCACCACAACGACCAGTTGGATCTGTTTTATCGAGCATTATCAACGTTTATCAAGGACCTCTCCTCACCAGTGAATGAGTTTCAGATAAAACTTCACCCTGGTCTCGTCTGTATTGTGGACAACTGGAGAGTTCTACATGGACGAACACCTTTCACTGGCAAAAGAAGTATGCTTGGAATCTATCTACCTAGAGATGACGTTTACAGTCGATACAGAACTTTGATTAATCGAAACATATACTGA
- the LOC144432719 gene encoding sulfotransferase 1B1-like: MAASNDNGDFNYHMGYYYPANLDENVVKAMPDFPFKGGDILLAGFQKSGPNWMVRILMAMYDDWGVCKVDDLRDPGVLNWLALTPQLRTVRQQWKTAFEDQMTSMPSPRLLRTHYPLEVLCPEKHLTEKRLEIIYVSRNPKDVCVSWYHHTQTFVDGSWAALDWKESVTNFVEGRVNNGPWLDHVTSWHKLGRSDDVLHVKYEDMKRNPKEVIGKMANFLNRPLTKPKIQHVAESTTFEVMKSNDKTIPLTKEVKNFFRKGTIGDWKNYFTVAQNEHFDRVITEKLKERDIDFIYE; this comes from the coding sequence ATGGCAGCCAGTAATGACAACGGTGACTTCAACTACCATATGGGTTATTATTACCCGGCTAACTTGGACGAAAATGTTGTTAAAGCTATGCCGGATTTTCCGTTCAAAGGAGGCGATATCCTCCTAGCTGGTTTCCAAAAGTCTGGTCCAAACTGGATGGTGCGAATCTTGATGGCAATGTACGATGACTGGGGTGTGTGTAAGGTAGATGATCTGCGCGATCCAGGCGTTCTTAACTGGCTTGCGCTGACACCACAATTGCGAACTGTTCGACAACAGTGGAAAACTGCTTTCGAGGATCAGATGACAAGTATGCCATCACCCAGGTTACTTCGAACACACTACCCACTGGAAGTTCTTTGTCCTGAAAAACATCTTACAGAAAAGAGATTGGAAATCATATATGTTTCACGAAATCCCAAAGATGTCTGCGTCTCCTGGTACCACCATACACAAACATTTGTAGATGGTTCTTGGGCAGCATTAGATTGGAAAGAAAGCGTAACGAACTTCGTGGAGGGGAGGGTCAATAATGGTCCTTGGTTAGATCACGTGACGTCATGGCACAAACTTGGCCGAAGTGATGACGTACTTCACGTCAAATACGAAGACATGAAACGAAATCCAAAAGAAGTGATCGGTAAAATGGCGAATTTTCTCAACCGCCCTTTGACGAAACCAAAAATACAACATGTTGCAGAATCTACTACTTTCGAGGTTATGAAGTCGAATGACAAAACAATTCCTTTAACCAAGGAAGTAAAAAACTTCTTTAGGAAAGGAACGATTGGAGATTGGAAGAATTATTTCACTGTTGcacaaaatgaacattttgacCGAGTAATCACTGAGAAGTTGAAGGAAAGggacatagactttatttacgAATAG